From one Phaenicophaeus curvirostris isolate KB17595 chromosome 38, BPBGC_Pcur_1.0, whole genome shotgun sequence genomic stretch:
- the NEUROD4 gene encoding neurogenic differentiation factor 4, giving the protein MTKTYTKPKEMAELVSTQTWMDETLSSKEELKEEDGRQGPFGLLSGLNEEHDSIEEEEEEEDDGEKPKRRGPKKKKMTKARLERFRARRVKANARERTRMHGLNDALDNLRRVMPCYSKTQKLSKIETLRLARNYIWALSEVLETGQTPEGKSFVEMLCKGLSQPTSNLVAGCLQLGPQTLFLEKHEEKSLVCDSAISSHSFSYQSPGLPSPPYGSMETHLLHLKPPTFKSLVDASFGNHPADCSTPPYEGPLTPPLSISGNFSLKQDGSPDLDKSYTFMAHYPSVSLAGAHGHASHFQNTVPRYEIPIDMSYESYPHHVAGPQLNAIFNE; this is encoded by the coding sequence ATGACCAAGACGTACACCAAGCCCAAGGAGATGGCAGAGCTCGTGAGCACCCAGACCTGGATGGATGAAACGCTGAGCTCCAAAGAGGAGCTGAAGGAAGAGGACGGCAGGCAGGGTCCTTTCGGGTTGCTGTCTGGCTTGAATGAAGAGCACGACAGCAtcgaggaagaagaggaggaagaggatgatgGGGAGAAGCCGAAGAGAAGAGGaccaaagaagaagaaaatgaccAAGGCGAGGTTGGAGCGGTTCAGGGCCAGGCGGGTGAAGGCCAACGCCCGGGAGCGCACGCGGATGCACGGCTTGAACGATGCTCTCGACAACCTGAGGAGGGTGATGCCCTGCTACTCCAAGACCCAGAAATTGTCCAAAATCGAGACACTGAGGCTTGCGAGGAACTACATCTGGGCTCTGTCGGAGGTGCTCGAGACGGGGCAGACTCCTGAGGGGAAGAGCTTTGTGGAGATGCTCTGCAAAGGCTTGTCCCAGCCCACCAGCAACCTGGTGGCCggctgcctgcagctgggacCCCAGACCTTGTTCTTGGAGAAGCATGAAGAGAAGTCCCTGGTGTGTGACTCGGCCATATCCAGCCACTCCTTCAGCTACCAGTCGCCAGGGCTCCCAAGCCCACCCTATGGGTCCATGGAAACACACCTGCTGCATTTAAAGCCTCCGACCTTCAAGAGCTTGGTAGATGCTTCCTTTGGAAACCATCCTGCTGACTGCAGCACCCCCCCCTACGAGGGTCCCCTGACGCCGCCGCTGAGCATCAGCGGGAACTTCTCCTTGAAGCAAGATGGGTCTCCGGACCTAGATAAATCCTACACCTTCATGGCTCACTACCCCTCAGTCAGCCTGGCTGGAGCACACGGACATGCCTCTCACTTCCAAAACACGGTGCCCCGCTATGAGATCCCCATAGACATGAGCTATGAGTCCTACCCACACCACGTGGCTGGACCTCAGCTCAACGCCATCTTCAACGAGTAG
- the ENDOU gene encoding uridylate-specific endoribonuclease — MKTWILLVGAVIAMGCVSGNLYVAPDSCEGRCEEPYSEEDECHCSPECERYHNCCEDYYRRCQPGGEWFEETARTRDGFSSSRDAITDEELLHVSEQLYKADHNKARPTDIVLNPQYQASPDETGDQEDRSPQPLYKYVNEELFSKPTYASFIKLLDNYQRVTGREEDVTAEELREQDNFLKEVMKTELMKKLFAFLYKKNRYSSEQEFLADLKEMWFGLYSRGAGEQDSSGFEHVFSGEVKKGKVSGFHNWIRFYLLEKKGVVNYFSHNFNGPWDTYPDVLGLQFSWDGFYKEVGSAFIGCSPEFEFGLYTLCFIARPGRACHLSLGGYSLSIQTYTWTKSTYGNGKKYIATAYVISP; from the exons acCTGTACGTGGCCCCTGACTCCTGCGAGGGACGTTGCGAGGAACCCTACAGCGAGGAGGACGAGTGCCACTGCAGCCCTGAGTGCGAGAGGTACCACAACTGCTGCGAGGATTACTACAGGCGCTGCCAACCCG GTGGAGAATGGTTTGAGGAGACAGCTCGCACCCGCG ACGGCTTCTCCAGCAGCCGAGATGCCATCACCGACGAGGAGCTCCTCCACGTTTCGGAGCAGCTTTACAAGGCAGATCACAACAAAGCCCGGCCAACTGACATCGTCCTTAACCCCCAGTACCAGGCCTCCCCCGATGAGACGGGTGACCAGGAGGACCGATCCCCACAGCC GCTCTACAAATACGTCAACGAGGAGCTCTTCTCCAAACCCACCTACGCCAGCTTCATTAAACTGCTGGACAACTACCAGAGGGTGACTGGCAGGGAGGAGGATGTGACAGCGGAGGAGCTGAGGGAGCAGGACAACTTCCTCAAGGAGGTGATGAAAACGGAGCTCATGAAGAagctctttgctttcctctaCAAAAAAA ATCGCTACAGCTCCGAGCAGGAGTTCCTCGCTGATTTGAAGGAGATGTGGTTTGGCCTTTACTCCCGAGGTGCTGGTGAGCAGGACTCCAGTGGCTTCGAGCATGTCTTCTCAG GGGAGGTGAAAAAAGGGAAAGTGTCTGGTTTTCACAACTGGATTCGCTTCTACCTCCTTGAGAAGAAGGGTGTCGTCAACTACTTCAGCCACAACTTCAACGGGCCG TGGGACACCTACCCTgatgtgctggggctgcagttcAGCTGGGATGGATTCTACAAGGAGGTGGGTTCTGCCTTCATCGGCTGCAGCCCCGAGTTTGAGTTTGGCCTCTACACGTTGTGCTTCATCGCGCGTCCCGGGAGGGC ATGTCACCTGAGCCTGGGCGGCTACAGCCTCAGCATCCAGACCTACACCTGGACCAAGTCCACCTACGGAAACGGCAAGAAGTACATCGCCACCGCCTACGTGATCTCACCCTGA